The DNA region ATGCATGTATACACCACACAATATTATCCCATCGAAGCAACGCTTAAGCCTTCTTCTCGGTCTTCTTGGGCAGCAGCACGGCCTGGATGTTAGGCAGCACACCACCCTGAGCGATGGTCACGCCGGATAGGAGCTTGTTCAATTCCTCGTCGTTGCGGATGGCCAGTTGCAGATGACGCGGGATGATCCTGGTCTTCTTGTTGTCTCTGGCCGCGTTACCGGCCAACTCGAGAACCTCAGCGGCCAGGTACTCCATCACGGCGGCCAAGTAGACAGGCGCTCCGGCACCGACGCGCTCTGCATAGTTACCGTTACGCAGCAGCCTGTGGATACGTCCCACGGGGAACTGTAGACCGGCACGGTTGGACCGGGACTTTGCCTTCCCCTTAACCTTGCCACCTTTACCACGACCGGACATTGTCAAGATTGGTTAAGAATATCACGGAAAATCACCAAGTTACGCTCTGAGTGCGAGCGCGACGACAGTCGAGTGAACAACTAATTTTTAAATCCGGGCGTCCGCGGCATTTATATACTCGACCGGCGCGTCTCACTAAGTGGGAGGGGTATGTAGCGACGAACGGGCGAGTGTAACTCGCAAAACGCGCAAGCGCGATCACgtggacaaaaaataaaaaaataataataaaacaaacgaaaataATTCTATTCCTAGGCTGAGCTGCGAGATGCCACTATCaaacagaaaagaaaaaaaaaaaaaaaaaaaaaaaaaaaggagccAAACACCACATACCTACACTACATACatgtataacataaaaaaaaaaatatatatattttttcaaattgtctTTGTCCTTAGGCTTTCTTTTGCATTTCGCGCGGAAAACGGAGGCAGTACTGTCAGATTCGAATGAAGCGCGCGCTTTTTCACTTTGTTGTTCTCTGTTTTTGACGGGATTAGattgatttatattgttttgattaattattCGTACGCTTCGATCATTATTGTGTCGTGTATTTCACAGTGTTTATGTAAACAAGTGTTGTGAAAGTGTTTTTCTTTCCGATCAGGTATGCAAGTGTAACACACATAACAAACAACCTAGCCCTAGCGTAGtaaaattatatatgtatatataagtaaataattatttacttattacattatgtatgtgtttttGTAGGTACGTAATTCTAGTGAGTTGTATTTAAGTTATGTATTGTTTTGTAAGTAGGTAACATAGGAACCTTATGTCAAACTATATGCTTAATACACATTTATATGTACTTGTCTTTTTCAATATATAAGAtcttttgtacctacatacttagttCGCAATAAAGATTTTCTTGATAATTATATATCTAATGTGTGTGCGTCGTGCGTGTTTAATGGTTAGTTAGGTAGGCACCTAGTTATTTGATACGTTTTTGACTTGTCTGTTTATATGAGAAACGAATAATATTCATGATAGTATTGTTAGCCCTGAAAAGGGCTGTTTTTTTGAAGCGCTCTACGAGCGCCGCGTTTGAGAGCGCGTACACTCCCGCTGAGCATCTTGTTGCCGCCGTTTGATTTTCTtcatttgttgttgttgttgttgacaGAGACTCGAGACACTGTGAGCGAGCGCGCAGCGCCCTACTTCCCGAGGACGACGATGTACGCTTCGAACGTAAGCGATGCAGGCTAGCTTGGCTGTGAGGAGCGCGCACGGTTCACGGCGGGCGACGTCGACGTCGACCACGATCCGAGCGATGTGGTGTAGTAGGTACACAAGGTGGGTGGATGGTGTTTAGTTCCACTACACAAGCGCACACTTGCCAccgtcacacacacacacatcacatcacattgACAGCGCGCTGCACGGATGTTGTGGATGGACGTGCTGAGCCGGGCCGAGCCGAGCCGAGCCCGAACCGAGCCGGCGCAACGTCCGCGCCGGCTGCCGCTTCCGTCGCCGCGTTTCGCGTCGCCGGTAAACCGGGAACGCCGCGCGTCAGATGTTTACTTCTTGGCTGCGGACGCTTTCTTGGCTGCCGGCTTCGATTTAGGGGTGGCGGCGGCCTTCTTCGGCTTGGGTGCCTTAGGTTTCTTTGTAGGCGGCTTCGCGGTCTTCTTAGCCTTAGGTGCGGCGCCTCCCTTGGCCTTGGCCGGAGCGGCGGCCTTCTTGGGCGCCGGTTTCTTCTTAGCGGCGGCGGCCTTCTTGTCCTTAGCGGCAGCGCCGGCGGACGACTTCGCCTTGGAGGGCGAAGCCGATGCGGCGGACGCAGATGCAGCAGCGGCCGCGGCCTTCTTGCTCTTGGCTCCGGCAGCTGAAGCGGTAGCCTTCTTGGTCTTCGTGGCTGCGGAGGCCGCGGCCTTCTTGGGCGCAGCGCCCGCTGGTTTCTTGGCGGCGGCAGATTTCGATTCGAGCTTGAAAGAACCGGACGCTCCCTTGCCCTTGGTCTGGATCAAAGCGCCAGACTCGACGGCGCTCTTCAGGTATTTCCTTATGAACGGAGCTAGTTTCTCAGCGTCTACCTTGTACTGAGCGGCGATGTACTTCTTGATCGCCTGCAGCGAAGATCCGCTGCGCTCCTTCATCTCCTTGATAGCGCTGTTTACCATCTCAGATGTTTTAGGATGGGTGGGCTTCGCCTTCGGCTTCTTCGCACCGCCAGCCTGCCTCGCCTGCTTCTTCGCCGGTGTAGCTGGAGCCGGAGCTTCGGTTGCGACTGCTGTGTCTGCCATTGTTTACAACGCACGAGATCAACACCAACACGTACACACGAACTATATAGTAAGTGTAATACACAACAAGTTACTTGGGTAGTAGTTTAGTGAGAGACTTAGATGTCGCCACTTATAGgtttttcaaatttcgaacgCGTACGCCGAACGACGAcgaaactttaccgtaacgagcGCCTCTGTGTCGCGGGCGGATTTCTCTTTGGGAGGCTCGAAAGTTTTCACTAACACGTatctaataaaacaaatttttcCAATGTTTATCGTCGCGGCGGACGCGTACAGCGATCGGATTAGGATAATACATGAACTTGACGAGGTCGTGGCGCCTGTGCGAACGCGAATAGTGCATAATAGGAACCGGGGCGGTTGTTTATTTCGGCGGCTGGTTACCGAGGCACCAGTGGGTCCAgttcaaaatgttattttctcTATAAAAGTGATAGCGAGTGACGATCGAGGTCGACCCGCCAACAAGGAGGATATCGAACTTGTGTGGTAACAGGACCCCGTCGATATTCGCCAGTTACGCGAACGCATTATCGACCTAAAAGTGAAGCGTCGTAAAACACGGCGAGCTCCGCGTCCGCTAAGGACGGTCTCGAGGCTCCGCGTCCAGGACGTGCAACCAATCGGTAATATATTTTGCTTTGTTCTTCTTGTTTATTATCGAAAGAGAAAAGTGCCCTTCGACAGGTCAGGACGGGTAGCAGCCTGCGCTGCACCGTCCTCCCGCAGGCACCGCacagagtacctacctaacgCCGCGCATTCGAAGACACGGCGACGACGGCGAACTCCCAACTTGGTCCGTGAGTCCGTCGGTTCGTCGttcttgttgttatttattgattttctatttattacCTGCATCggtagtacataaataaatcgaAAACATCGAGACTACACCTAGGTATGATGTGATGTATTTACCTACTTGACGTTGATTATTATGTACAGACCTGTATAATATGATAATACCTACGCTAGTGAATAACATACTCCGACGGCATTTTTCAGCGGCAGCAGCTGTGGCGGCGGCGGCAGAGGCGGCAGCGGCGACGGCAACGGCAGCAGTGCAGCCAGCCAGCCAGCAAACAAGCAAGCAAGCAAGCAAGCAAGCAAGCAGCGACGACTACGGACGGGATTGAttgcggtgcggcgccgcggcGGGCACGAGTGAATTTAGAAAACAACAACAATAGCAATAGCATAGGAATTAGGAGGTACAAACATTGTATAATATAGTAGTTCGAATATATTACTAGAAtacgtatgtacctacctatgtttaagtttatttacctactataggatataacatttattattcttttagtacaagtacctatgtattttatacttacacacataatatacttacaacGTTATGTcggtttttaatttcatttacccTTCTTCCTTTCTCCACACAACAGCTAAGTAGCTACTAGGTAACAGCGAGTAGTCCACATtctatattataatatgtaggtatgtatataatgtaacaaaaccgtttttagttatttttatttagtggcTACTACTAAGGACCCACCAagaatatgtgtgtatgttGTTGTACGTTTTTAGACGAACTCTGGATaaagaaacatatttaaaatatcgaATCGTATGCGGCCCTGAAAAGGGCCTTTTTTTAATGTGGCGCATATCTACATGCACCTACGTATGGTTGAACGAGGCATGAATCGATACATTACTGTGTACACATAGAGAGTACACGAACGCACGACGCACCCGCGTCCACCATAGTGTAGGTTCTGTAGAATAGCTGGTCGACGGACGACACGTAGGCCGCGGCGGATAGAcacggtctaacctccgaaaCCGTACAGGGTGCGACCCTGGCGTTTCAGAGCGTACACGACGTCCATGGCGGTGACGGTCTTCCTCTTGGCGTGCTCGGTGTAGGTGACCGCGTCGCGGATCACGTTCTCGAGGAACACTTTGAGGACACCGCGAGTCTCTTCGTAGATCAGACCGGAGATACGTTTCACGCCTCCTCTGCGAGCCAGACGACGGATGGCGGGCTTCGTGATACCCTGGATGTTATCACGAAGTACCTTCCTGTGGCGCTTGGCTCCTCCTTTTCCCAGACCCTTTCCTCCCTTACCGCGACCGGTCATCTTCTCGGTTAGTTTGTAGAATTTACGATAACACAACGAACGAACAGCGAAGCACCACGATCGAGTGCCGCACGAGTACTGGCTAGCGGCTTCGCGTTTGTTTTtgtgaatggcatctcgcagttcagcctaggaggctgtttactgcttaaccgggcaaatccctgtggatgcctagagtttaaggcctccagccaggggcaaaaaaagcttataaactaagcgactgcgctaagggcaccccctgtggggtacgagcctcggcttagggcgtcgctgactacagcaaagggacaggctggatcatgttTAAGGGGCGTTTTAACTTTAACGCTCAGCTACGCGGGCTGGCTAAGCAAGGGTCGGGGGGGGGAGTTTGACTTTCTACGCGTACGcgtacctcggcggcgaggtttcggAAGTTTCCGGATGTGTCTGTGTTTCCTGAGAGTGCTAGTGTCCCTACGGCTCTCTTGGAGCACTGTGATGGGGTCGTCAGGAAGGGTCAGGGTGTGTCTTGGCCGGCGGAGTTTACTCATCCGCGAAGGTTCGTATTGGACGGCCGATACGATCAGTGGGTTGCGGTGCTTGACTGCACCGTCGAAGTGACGCTTGGTGAGGCGTTTGAGAAATTGCGCCACGGTAGGCACTTTAAGATCGACGTGTAACATTTCGTTACGAACGTAGAAGGGCGCTCCGGTTATTCTACGGAAATACTTGTTCTGCAGGGTCTGCATTCTGTGGATGAAGCGGGGCTTTGCGTGGGCAAAGATGGCTCCCGCATACGTCATGATGGGACGGATCACTCCTGTGTAAAGGCGCAGTTTAGCTTTAAGAGCTAACTTACTTGACGCATTGGTCAGGAAGTAGAGGCGGCTCATAGCGAAGGCGGCTCTGCCGCGGGCCGCTTTGATGTGTGGAGCGAACGTGAGATGTTTATCTAGGATTACTCCTAGATATTTGGCTTGCTCTTTCCAAGGAATGGGCTTGCCGTTCATGGTGACAGGGGGGGGAGTGCCAGGCTTGTGGCGTGGTCTACTGAACAGCACCGCCTGGCTTTTGTCCGGGTTCACTTCGATTCTCCACTTCCTGAACCAGTCAGCTAAGTTGTTGACTGCCTCCTGGAGGGTTCGGGTGATGGTTTTAATGTCACGGCCTGTATAGTATATGGCCGTGTCATCAGCGAAGAGTGCGAGTTTAACTTTTTGGGACTTGGGAATATCGCTCGTGTACAGCGAGAAGGCGAGTGGGGAGATGACAGAGCCCTGAGGGACTCCCGCTGTGATCGGGTGTGGGTCAGATAGTGACTTGCCGATGCGGTAACGAAAGGTGCGGTTCGACAGAAAGTCTCGCAGGATGAGTACGAGACGATCCGGCACTCCTAGTTggtatagcttatatattaAGCCATTGTGCCAGACCTTGTCGAAGGCTTTCGCTATGTCAAAGAAGAGCACCCCCGTTGGGAGTTTACGTTGGAACCCAACGCTTACGTCCTCAACGATACGGTGCACTTGGTGGACACACGAGTGTTGGTTTCTAAATCCAAACTGCTCGTTAGGAATGAGGCTCTTTCTCTCGAcataatctttgagacgcttatgaATAAGTCTCTCATAGATTTTGCCGAGAGAGGTGAGGAGGCTGATCGGTCTGTAGCTCGAAGGCTCCGATTTAGGTTTGCCTGGTTTGGGTATGCCGATGACTGTGGCTTCTTTCCAGGCTTGGGGAAAGATGTTATTGTTCAAGGCGCCATTGAAGATGGCTACCAATAGAACAATCATTTGGGCGGGGAGAAGTTTGATGACTTTGTTCGTGATTCCGTCCCTGCCGGGAGCTTTCCTCGGCTGAAGGTTTTTGATGATGTCCTCTACCTCGTCTACAGTGACGGGGGGTAGGGGGTCATCTGGGTCATCAATGGGTGGGAGGGCTGCTCTACGTTCGACCTCTGCGTTCACCTTTTCGAGGTGGCGCTGGTCGAAGGGTTGTGAGCTGGGAGAGCATTGGGACTCTAGGCTGTTGGCTAGGCATTCCGCTTTCTCGGCATCTTCGAAGGCGATGCTTTTGTCGGGTCTGGTGATGGGAGGAATGTTATAGTCCTCGACGGAACGTAACTTCCTTTGGAGTTGCCAAAAGGCGAGGTGATTAGGCTCAAGTTCGCTCAACGTCTTGTCCCAGCGGCTCGAACGTAACTCCGCCATGCGTGTCTTGACAGCACGCTGCAATCTACGCATGTGGGTTTTGTTCTCCTCGCAGGGAAAGGCGCTGTAGGCACGTGTGGCTGCATTCTTCTCGGTTAACAATTCACGTACGTCGACGGGCAGTTTCCATCGTTGATCACTCAACTCTGGGACTTCCCGTGAGCAATCCTCAATTATGGATTGCACGTGCTCTGTTAGCGAGTCGATTGCGACCGTCGTGTCCGCGACTGAGCTAATATTATCGGGGATTTTATCCAGGTGGGGTGACGTGGTAGATTCCAGCTTTTCGCTTACTTTCTTCCAGTCAGTTACCACCCTGGTAGGAGTTGGAGCGTCCGGGTCTTGGCCCGTTCGAGACTCTAGGTGTACTAATACTGGCCTGTGGTCTGAAGTAAGCTCGTGGATGGTTTCGATTTGCTTCAGCCTGAGGTTAATGTTCTTGAGTAGAGCTATGTCAAGAACGTCAGGTTGACGCGTCGTTAGATGAGGGAAGTGGGTGTGCTCCATTGGGGCTATCGGATCAAAGTGGAGTATACCACTATGGTTGAAAATAACTTTACCTCTGGGGTTTGATAGTCTGCTGTTCCAGGCAGGGTGTTTGGCGTTGAGGTCTCCTGCTATGATAACAGAGTTGCTCAGGCCGAAGAGAGTGGTGAGGTCCTTTATGAGAAGGGAGTGATTTTCCGTTTCCCCCTTTTTTGGAGCCATGTACGCAGAGACGATTGTCACTGGCGGGTGGTTCGTCATGCCTAGCCGGCATAGAGATACTTCTAGAGTTGATTCTAGGACTGGTGGGTCTAATCGAATGCAGTGCAGAGAATTCTTATAGTAGATAAGAGTGCCTCCGCCTGGACCGCGCGACCGATCATTGCGCACTAGACTGTAGTTAGCAATTCTGGGGTCGCGGTTATGAGGTTTTAGAAAGGTTTCCTGGATAAGGAAGACGTCAATTTGGTGATCGCAAAGGAAGTTTGCGATCTCCTCCTTCTTGTCATTCATGCTATTTGCATTGAAGTAGGCCAATTTTAGGGAACGCGGTTTGAAACACGACCTTGTATGGAACCTATCCATACTAGTCGTAATTAAGTGCCCCTAGGGCCCGTTCTATGTCTGGGTATCGACCCAGAATTTCGAGGAGTTTTTGGGCATTGTTGCCCGCGGCCTTGACTTCCGCCGCCATGCGATCGGCGGCAGGGGTGAAAAACGCTCTGTAGGCGTTGAAAATAACATCTATTGCCCGTTCCCCGTTGGGGGGGGCAGGGGAATTGCGCACTGGGCCTGGGGCTTGTGCAATGGGTGTCGGGGCGGGGGTGGTTCTCCGCTCGACCAAGGTTGGAGTGGTAACTGCAACCGGGGGAGGGACAGCGGTGTCCATTAACCCCGGGATGGATGGGGTTGCAGTGGGACGCAGGGAGGGGAAGGCTCTCTGGTGATTGAGAGCGTTCCATGGAGACGGTCTCTGTGGGCTGAGTCTGGCGGGAGGGGGTTGGGAGGCCTTCACCGAAGGACTCTCCCTCTGTTGCCGCGCGCTGTGGCGTTTGGCCAGCCTCCTTTGGGCTAACTTGGGGGCTTTCGGACAGCCCCTGTAGTTGGCGGGGTGACCCGCTTGGCCGCAAAGCACGCAGCTTGGAGGCTCCGTGCATTGCGTGACATCTTTGGGGCGGGGGCAGTCCGCCGTGGAATGGGCCCCTAGGCACTTAACGCACCTGTGCGGGGCGAAACAATTGCCTTGGCTGTGACCATACAGCTGGCATCTATGACATTGTCCTACAATTGAGGACTTGTATGGCTTTTCAACCTTAATGCCCGTGAGCGAGCAGATCGATTTTATCTTGAAAATGGGGTGTGGGCCGGTGGTCTGCTCACAAATGACCAGTACCATGTCGTACTGGTCACCCCCGCGCGCCTTGTGTAGGCGGTGCACTTTTAAGGCCGGGATGTCTTGGGCCTGGAGGTCTCGGAGGATCTCCTCGGTGGAGATCTCCCTAGGGACGCGTCTAATGACTACCCTTACCGGGATATCCTCCGGC from Helicoverpa zea isolate HzStark_Cry1AcR chromosome 29, ilHelZeax1.1, whole genome shotgun sequence includes:
- the LOC124644184 gene encoding histone H2A; the protein is MSGRGKGGKVKGKAKSRSNRAGLQFPVGRIHRLLRNGNYAERVGAGAPVYLAAVMEYLAAEVLELAGNAARDNKKTRIIPRHLQLAIRNDEELNKLLSGVTIAQGGVLPNIQAVLLPKKTEKKA
- the LOC124644179 gene encoding histone H1-like; translation: MADTAVATEAPAPATPAKKQARQAGGAKKPKAKPTHPKTSEMVNSAIKEMKERSGSSLQAIKKYIAAQYKVDAEKLAPFIRKYLKSAVESGALIQTKGKGASGSFKLESKSAAAKKPAGAAPKKAAASAATKTKKATASAAGAKSKKAAAAAASASAASASPSKAKSSAGAAAKDKKAAAAKKKPAPKKAAAPAKAKGGAAPKAKKTAKPPTKKPKAPKPKKAAATPKSKPAAKKASAAKK
- the LOC124644189 gene encoding histone H4, which translates into the protein MTGRGKGGKGLGKGGAKRHRKVLRDNIQGITKPAIRRLARRGGVKRISGLIYEETRGVLKVFLENVIRDAVTYTEHAKRKTVTAMDVVYALKRQGRTLYGFGG